In Paenibacillus sonchi, the genomic stretch CGTCCCAAGCTCGAATCCCTTCACTTTCTCCCAGGTTTCGCCTCTCGCCGTCAGCATAAGCAGCGGAAGATCAGGATTAATCCGTCTGAGCTCCTTGCATAACGTCCATCCATCCATAACCGGCATCATGATATCCAGCACGACAAGATCGGCTTGCGTCGAGGCATATACGCTCAGCGCTTCCTCTCCGTCCGCAGCTTCGGCTGTCTGGAATCCGTCATTGCGGAGAAACAAACTTACGAGCTCGCTAATGTTCGCATCATCGTCAGCAACCAATATAGTAGGCATTCGTTCCCTCTTTCCTTGTTGTCCATCCTAATCATTATACAAAAAAATAACCTATAATGTTCCCTTCGCCTCACTCCGCCGTTCACCCGGCAACACCCGAACCAGCAGAAGAACAGCAAAAGCCCTCAAAGCCGCTTGGTCAGCGGTCTTGAAGGCTTTTACAATATTCATTCAACTCATCCCCGCGATAGAGGAAACTCAAAATACCGCTCAGCGTTATGATAGCAAATGTCCTGAACGATGCTTCCCAGAAAAGCCAAATCCCTCGGCGCATCGCCGCTGGCAACCCAGCCGCCGATCAGATTGCATAGAATCCGCCGGAAATATTCATGCCGGGTATAGGACAGGAAGGAACGGGAATCTGTAAGCATCCCTACAAAACAGCTGAGCAGGCCCAGATTCGACAAAGACGTTAATTGCTTGATCATCCCGTCCTTCTGGTCGTTGTACCACCAGCCGGAGCCGAACTGGATTTTGCCCTTGATGCCGCCGCCCTGAAAAGAACCCGCCATCGCAGCCAGCACATCATTCTGCACCGCATTCAGATTATACAGGATCGTCCTCGGAAGCTCTCCGGTCCGCTCCAGCCCGTCGAGCAGCTTGTATAAGCTGTCCGCATAGCTGTTATCCCCGATGGTATCAAAGCCGGTATCCGGACCCAGCTCGCGGAACATCCGTGAATTCGGATTGCGGATCGCTCCGATATGAAGCTGCATGGCCCAACCGTGGGCAGCATATTTGCGCCCCATGGCCAGAAGCAACGCTGTCTGGTACTGGTCGGATTCCAGACGGCTCAGGATTCTCCCGCTCAGGCGTTTGCTGAAAATGTCTTCCAGCACAGAAGGCGCTGCCTCCGCATAGGGAAAATGCGAGAACCCGTGGTCGGAGACTTTGCAGCCGTGCTTGTCAAAATATTCAATCCGCTCCAGCAGGGCGCGTTCCATCAGCGCATAGGACGTGATGGCATAACCGGCAGCTTGTTCCAGACTGCGGACATAATCCGGGAAAGACTCCGCTTCAATCTGCATTGCTTTATCCGGTCTGAACGTTGGAGTAACTCCGGTTTGGAACCCCGGTTGCCCGGCGATTTGTCCATGGTAGCGGAGATCATCGGCGGGATCATCCGTGGTACAGATCCATTTCACATTGGACCGGGTAATCAGCCCTTGCGCTGTGAAGCCGTCCTGGGCAATCAGCGAATTGCAGTGATCATAAATCCGCCGCCAATTCTGCGGGCTGAGCTGCTCCTCTACGCCAAAATAGGCTTTCAGCTCCAGCGCGGACCAATGGTACAGCGGGTTGCCGACCGTATAGGGCAGCACCTCGCTCCACTTGGCGAACTTCTCTTCATCCGGAGCATTGCCGGTAATATATTTCTCTTCGACGCCGAACGTTCTCAGCGCCCGCCATTTATAGTGGTCTCCGCCCAGCCACACCTCGGTGATGCTGCCAAAGCGCTTGTTCTCGGCAATCGCCCCCGGGTCAAGGTGGCAATGATAATCGATAATGGGCAAAGCTTCGGCATACTCATGGTAGAGCACCCGCGCTTCTTCCGTCTGCAGCAGAAAATCCTCATGAATAAAAGCCTTCATCGCTATACTCCCTTCCCTACTTCTGATACTGCTTCAGGTACTACTTCAAATACTTCTCCAAGGTTCTCCGCACGGCTCCCGGTCCTGCCAGCATTTCCAGGAACATCCCCTCAATCTTGCTTCCGAGGCCAATCTCATACAGCGGAACGCCAAAAAGCTGCTCATCTTCAAGAATCGGGCGCACACTGGCGTTCCGGTCGCCGAGGGCAACCCCTTGCAGATGTCCCTGCAGCGTTTCCAGCAGCGGGTCAGGACTCAGCGTGAAGGCTTCTCCTTCATCATTCACGCCAAGCAGATAGCGGCACCAGACCGCAATGGCCAGCGGGATCGCCGTCAGCTGCGCCGGATCAAGCTCCTCCCGGCGGATATACGATTTAATCGTTTCTCCGAACCGGATGCCCACCTTCTGTGAGGTGTCGGTGGCGATCCGCTGCGGCGTATCCGGAATGAACGGATTGGCGAAGCGCTCCGTCAGCACTTCATCCAGAAACTGCTTCGGACTGAGGATGCCGGGGTCCACTACAACAGGCAGACCTTCCTTATACCCGATAATCTCCACGAATCTCCGCAGAGTATCGTCCTTCATTTCATCCGCAATCAGGGTATAGCCGAGCAGACAGCCGGATACGGCAAGCGCCGTATGCAGCGGGTTGAGGCATGTCGTAACCTTCATCGTCTCCACATTGTTGACCGTATCCCGGTCGGTGAAGATAATGCCCGCTTCCTCAAGCAGAGGCCGGCCGTTCGTGAACTTGTCTTCGATGACCAGGTATTCACTGATTTCCGCGTTAACGAAGGGTGCGGTATAGGTATTTTTGGAGGTAATGATCACATCCATACCGCCAATCCCCTGCTCCAGCAGTGCCGCCTGGACCGTTTCCGAAGGGCGCGGCGTGATTTTGTCGATCATCGACAGCGGGAAGGCAATCAGCTGCTCATTCTCCAGATAGGCTACGAAACCTTCTTCAACCAGACCTCTGGCCGTCCATTCCTTGGCAATCGTCACGACGCCCTTCTTCAGCTTGTCGCCGTTATGGGAACAGTTATCCATGCTGACGAAGGTCATCGGGAAGGCGCCTTTCAGATAACGCTTGTATGCAAGAGAAGCGACGATGCTCATGGCATGAACCGGCTGCTCCGGTCCGCCTTCGATATCCTTTTCCACAATGCCAAGGTACTTCCCGTTAGGCCCCGTCAGCGAATATCCCTTCTCCGTAATAGTGAAGCTCGCCATTTGCAGACTGGGGTTCTCGAACACTTCCGTCAGGCGGCGGTCATCTGCTTCACGGCTTTTGTCCGCAGTAATTCCCTCGACGATGCTGTTTACGATTCTTTTCTGAAAATCGCCGCGTGCATTCATCAACACCAGCAGGGTCAGATTATCATACGGCTTGTAGACCTTGTCGATCATCTCGAAATCAAAGGTTTCCGCCGCGATGATGCCTGTAGCCCCTTTGCCGCTGTCCAGCAGCTTCTGATGGGCATTGGCTACGAATCCCCGAAAAATATTGCCCGCCCCGAAATGAATCCATTCCGGCTTCTGCTGTGTATTCTTCGCCACCTGCTCATAATCGAACTGCGGCAGTTCTACTCCCGCTGCGGTCCAGGCTGCTTGTTCCCGTTGGATACTGCTTCTGGTCAAGCGCAGCATTTATTTCGCCCCCTTGACATTGTCCAGGCTGTCCCAGACGCCAAGCAAATACATGATGCCGAGCGCCCGGTCATAGAGTCCGTAGCCCGGACGGCAGTTTTTCTCTTCGCCCCAGAGGTGGCGTCCATGGTCAGGCCGTACATAACCGGTATACCCGTTCTCATGATATGCCTTCACAACCTCTGCCACATCGACACTGCCGTCACGTCCGCGGTGCGAGACCTCAATGAAATCCCCGTTCTCAAACACCTTCACATTGCGGATATGGGCAAAATAAATACGGTCATGGAACTCGCGGATCATGGCCGGCAGATCGTTCTCCGGATTGGAACCCAGTGACCCCGTGCAAAAAGTAAGGCCATTGTACGGGCTGTCTACGGCGTCAAGCATACGGCGGATCGTATCGCGGCTGCGGATAATGCGCGGCAGGCCAAAGATCGGCCAGGCCGGATCGTCAGGATGAATGGCCATCTTGATGTCCACTTCCTCGCAGACCGGAATAATACGCTCCAGGAAATATTTGAGGTTCTCGAACAGCTTTTCTTCAGTCACATCGGCATAGGCTGCGAACAGCTCATCCAGCTTCGCAAGGCGCTCCGGCTCCCAGCCCGGCATGGTGAACTGCCCCGCTCCCTTCAAGATCCGGTCCACCATCTCACGCGGATTATCGGTAATGGCAGCCTTTTCATAAAAGAGGGCATTTGAACCGTCCGGCAGTTCTTTGTACAGTTCGGTACGCGTCCAGTCGAACACCGGCATGAAATTGTAGCAGATAACCTTCACGCCAACCTTCGCCAGTTTACGGATGGTGTCGATATAAATATCGATATATTTATCACGGGTCGGCAGGCCGATTTTGATATCATCATGAACGTTGACGCTCTCCACCACTGCTGTGCTGAAGCCCTTGCTGGTGATTTGATCCGCCACTTCCTGGATCCGTTCCATTTCCCACACTTCACCGGCTACCTTCTCATGCAAAGACCAGACAATACCCATAACCCCCGGAATCTGCCGGATATGGTCAAGCGTAATATTGTCATTGCCTTCACCATACCATCTCCACGTCATGTTCATCGATAAACCCTCCTATGATTGTCATCCTCATAATCAATCTTGTATACAAGATTTTCTTGATCATAGAATAAGAATCCCCCGATGTCAATACAATAAAATAAACAGTTTTCATGAGCATGTCCGCTACACCAGCCTCATTATTTTGATAAATATTTTTATTACCGCCAAAGATCATGTATACTAGTCATATCTGTCAATATCTACGGAAAGCAGGAAGAGAAATGTCGATCAAAGCTGAAATTATGAATACACTGAAGCATGAAATCCTTACCTTGTCCTTGAAGCCAGGCACCATTCTGAGCGAAACCGCCCTGTCTGAACGCTTTCAGATTTCGCGGACGCCGCTGCGTGATGTGCTGAAACAGCTGGCTCTGGAATCCTATACCGATATCTATCCGAAAAAGGGAATATCGTCTCCTATATTGATCTTGAATCCGTTGAACAAATTACATATCTGCGCAGCACATTGGAAAAAGAGATCCTGAAGGATCTCTCTTCACAGCTTTTGCTCACCGGGGTGCACGAGCTTAAGGACATTCTGGAACGGCAGAAGGAAGCCATCGGGCACAATGATATCGATTCCTTTCTCAATCAGGATGACGCGTTTCACCGGGCCTTGTACCGGCTTGCCGGACGGGAATTTCTGTGGAATCTGATTCAGCAGTCCAATGTGCATTACCTCCGGTACCGCAGGCTGCACATGCTGAAAACAGAGAAGCTCGCGGGAATCTGGAAGGAGCATCAATCCCTGCTGGAGCTGATGGTGCATAAGGAAACCGCAAAGATCGGCCCGCTGATCCACCACCATCTCCGGGAAGATATCCATTCGCTGGATTTTCAGGAGAATTTCTCGGAGTATCTGAAGAAATAAGCATTCTGCTTTTTAAAATAATGCACCGCCAAGCGCATAGAAAAAAGCTTTCTGCTTGAGAAAGCTTTGAAATATTGCGTGATAAAACGCATTGTAATATACTGCAAAATTATGGTAAATTTAGGATGAATAAGATTTCACATTTGTAACCAATAAGCTACTAATTAGCTGTACCAAATCTCTCGCAATAATAGTAAAGTATATGCTGATAAGGAAATTATACCCTTAAGATGCGAGCGTATATCGGTATAATGTACAAGTCAATATTTTACAGTTAAATACTTATGCTAGGAGGGATTTCAACTTATGATTATCTATGAAGACGAGCTGGCTCCCCATACTTTCCTTTTACTGCAACAGCTGCTTCCTGTTCATGTACAGCGGCATATCGTAGATGTTCTTGAATCGAATTCAACCTCTCATTTTTACTGTAAAGTTGAGCATCATGCACCCAATGTAAATGTTTTTCTGATTGAACATAACCCCGGGGAGTCATATACAACATGCCATTGCTATGCCTATGACCAGATCGGAGAAGATTATCTGTACAACAACATGGCTGTAGAACATGTTCAAGCCGTTGCTGAGTTTATTTCACGGCTTAATCTCCTTTAGCAGCTTCTATTTCT encodes the following:
- a CDS encoding GntR family transcriptional regulator, producing the protein MSIKAEIMNTLKHEILTLSLKPGTILSETALSERFQISRTPLRDVLKQLALESYTDIYPKKGISSPILILNPLNKLHICAAHWKKRS
- the uxuA gene encoding mannonate dehydratase yields the protein MNMTWRWYGEGNDNITLDHIRQIPGVMGIVWSLHEKVAGEVWEMERIQEVADQITSKGFSTAVVESVNVHDDIKIGLPTRDKYIDIYIDTIRKLAKVGVKVICYNFMPVFDWTRTELYKELPDGSNALFYEKAAITDNPREMVDRILKGAGQFTMPGWEPERLAKLDELFAAYADVTEEKLFENLKYFLERIIPVCEEVDIKMAIHPDDPAWPIFGLPRIIRSRDTIRRMLDAVDSPYNGLTFCTGSLGSNPENDLPAMIREFHDRIYFAHIRNVKVFENGDFIEVSHRGRDGSVDVAEVVKAYHENGYTGYVRPDHGRHLWGEEKNCRPGYGLYDRALGIMYLLGVWDSLDNVKGAK
- a CDS encoding mannitol dehydrogenase family protein, with the translated sequence MLRLTRSSIQREQAAWTAAGVELPQFDYEQVAKNTQQKPEWIHFGAGNIFRGFVANAHQKLLDSGKGATGIIAAETFDFEMIDKVYKPYDNLTLLVLMNARGDFQKRIVNSIVEGITADKSREADDRRLTEVFENPSLQMASFTITEKGYSLTGPNGKYLGIVEKDIEGGPEQPVHAMSIVASLAYKRYLKGAFPMTFVSMDNCSHNGDKLKKGVVTIAKEWTARGLVEEGFVAYLENEQLIAFPLSMIDKITPRPSETVQAALLEQGIGGMDVIITSKNTYTAPFVNAEISEYLVIEDKFTNGRPLLEEAGIIFTDRDTVNNVETMKVTTCLNPLHTALAVSGCLLGYTLIADEMKDDTLRRFVEIIGYKEGLPVVVDPGILSPKQFLDEVLTERFANPFIPDTPQRIATDTSQKVGIRFGETIKSYIRREELDPAQLTAIPLAIAVWCRYLLGVNDEGEAFTLSPDPLLETLQGHLQGVALGDRNASVRPILEDEQLFGVPLYEIGLGSKIEGMFLEMLAGPGAVRRTLEKYLK
- the uxaC gene encoding glucuronate isomerase, with amino-acid sequence MKAFIHEDFLLQTEEARVLYHEYAEALPIIDYHCHLDPGAIAENKRFGSITEVWLGGDHYKWRALRTFGVEEKYITGNAPDEEKFAKWSEVLPYTVGNPLYHWSALELKAYFGVEEQLSPQNWRRIYDHCNSLIAQDGFTAQGLITRSNVKWICTTDDPADDLRYHGQIAGQPGFQTGVTPTFRPDKAMQIEAESFPDYVRSLEQAAGYAITSYALMERALLERIEYFDKHGCKVSDHGFSHFPYAEAAPSVLEDIFSKRLSGRILSRLESDQYQTALLLAMGRKYAAHGWAMQLHIGAIRNPNSRMFRELGPDTGFDTIGDNSYADSLYKLLDGLERTGELPRTILYNLNAVQNDVLAAMAGSFQGGGIKGKIQFGSGWWYNDQKDGMIKQLTSLSNLGLLSCFVGMLTDSRSFLSYTRHEYFRRILCNLIGGWVASGDAPRDLAFLGSIVQDICYHNAERYFEFPLSRG
- a CDS encoding FCD domain-containing protein, encoding MEKEILKDLSSQLLLTGVHELKDILERQKEAIGHNDIDSFLNQDDAFHRALYRLAGREFLWNLIQQSNVHYLRYRRLHMLKTEKLAGIWKEHQSLLELMVHKETAKIGPLIHHHLREDIHSLDFQENFSEYLKK